The DNA window GCCGCCGAGCAGTTTGTCGATCTCGCCGATAATGGTGGCCAGCTGGGAGATCTGGTTCGCCAGGTCGACCACGCCCAGCGCCTTGAGCAGCGCGCCGACCGCTTCGACGAACCCGCGCAGCGACGCGCTCGTCGCGGTCGAAAGCGCCACCGCGGCGCCATAGGTCCAGGGGTTCGACATCAGCGACGCCACGGTCGGGTTCACCGCGCCGACGACCGATCGGTACGCCTCCTGCGCGGTCCGCACCAGCGTGCCGGAAACGCCGAGCAGTTCGGCGCCCTTTTCCACCACCCCGATGATCTTCGTCAGCGCCGCGATCGAATCGGAGATCTTCTTCAACGCCGATTCCGAAGCCGCACCGGACCACGCTTTTTCCAGCTGTTCGGCGGCTTTCGTGAACTCCGTCATCAGATTCGTGAATTCGGTCGCCTTCTTCAGCAGCTCGCCGACGTGCTTCGCGATCTGTTCCGGGGAACCGGTGACGATCTCGGGCAGGATCGTGATCGGCCCGCCCGAGGACGCGGTGGCGTCCATCGCGCTGGAATTCGGGAAGCTGAGCATTTCTCCGCCTCTTCTCTTCTCGTCATACTCGGGCGAGCGCGGGCCGGTACACGCTGAGGGTCACCGGCCCGGACAGGGCGGCGTCGACCCTGCCGTGGTTGAACAGGCGGCCGGCGGGGCCCGCGATGCCGATCACCGGATCCGCGCCGCCGGACGGCTCGACGACGACCATGTCGCCGCCGGCCACCCCGCCGGGGACGTCGCCGAAATCGCGGGCGGTCCCCGAATAGACCTCGATCATCCCGATCCTGGCCTGGTTGCCCGCGTCGCCGGAAAGCCAGTCGTTGAAATCGGCGACGCCGCCGAACCTGCTGTCGCTCAACGGATGCTCGCCGAGCTGGCCGAGGCCCGCTTCGCCGAGGTAGCGCAGGATGTTCGCCACGGAGCCCGGCTCGCCCGCGCCGCTGTCCCGCATCGCGTGCGCGAGGAGTTCCGGCGCGTGCGGCGCGCCCCAGATCGCTGACGGCGCGGTGGTCCCCCCACGCCCGCCGTACCCGCCTGCCACCGCCTCGTCCGCCGACTGGTAGTCGTCGGCGCTGCGCCGGACCAGGTCGTTCACCTGCTGGAGCACGCCGAGCAACGACCGCAGCGCGGTCACCTGGCCGCTTTGCAGCGCGCCGTTCGCCGCGGCCACCGCGGAGCCGAACGCCGCGAACGACGACGGCGCGAGGACCATCCGCTCGAGATCGGCGACCGCGCTGACGGTGTGGGTGATGATGCCGCCGACGTTGCCGGCACTGGCGCGCATGGCCTCGGGCTCGGCACGGTATTCACCGCCGTCGGCCATGGGCGCCTCCTCTCTGTGCACTCGGGGCGAGAACCACACTAGGAGCGGGCCGAACGGCCGACGGACGGCAAAAGTACCCACCGCGCCCCGCGGCGGGGTCGCCAGAATGAACGACACGGACCACTTGCCCGCACCCCCGCTTGGACGCCCCTCGATGACCGTCTCCCGCGACCGGCTCCCGCTGTTCGGCGAGCAGCAGGACGAGATCGTGCTGCAGTCCCCGCCGATGCTGCCGAAGGGCTCGTCCGGCGGGCTGATGCAGCTGATGCTGTTCCTGCCGATGATGCTCGGCATGGGCGCCATGTCGTTCGTCTACATAGGACGCGACGGCGGCGCGATGACCTGGGTCTTCGGCGCGCTGTTCCTCACCGCGATGATCGGCATGGTGGTGATGTCGCTGTCCCGCGGCGGCGCGGCGAAGAAGGCGCAGATCAACGAGGAACGCCGCGACTACCAGCGCTACCTCGCCGGGCTGCG is part of the Amycolatopsis sp. CA-230715 genome and encodes:
- a CDS encoding WXG100 family type VII secretion target, giving the protein MLSFPNSSAMDATASSGGPITILPEIVTGSPEQIAKHVGELLKKATEFTNLMTEFTKAAEQLEKAWSGAASESALKKISDSIAALTKIIGVVEKGAELLGVSGTLVRTAQEAYRSVVGAVNPTVASLMSNPWTYGAAVALSTATSASLRGFVEAVGALLKALGVVDLANQISQLATIIGEIDKLLGGGDKSGGATAPGAAAVGGTPVAAPQAPAPVASASGQHAFTDYVPPALATSSPNGQRPDSWIPVNPADGDVVVRTQRGDFSTVVEVPSGKDADIDLQFTVDGERFEQHIDVDADGSVSMDR
- a CDS encoding WXG100 family type VII secretion target; amino-acid sequence: MADGGEYRAEPEAMRASAGNVGGIITHTVSAVADLERMVLAPSSFAAFGSAVAAANGALQSGQVTALRSLLGVLQQVNDLVRRSADDYQSADEAVAGGYGGRGGTTAPSAIWGAPHAPELLAHAMRDSGAGEPGSVANILRYLGEAGLGQLGEHPLSDSRFGGVADFNDWLSGDAGNQARIGMIEVYSGTARDFGDVPGGVAGGDMVVVEPSGGADPVIGIAGPAGRLFNHGRVDAALSGPVTLSVYRPALARV